A region from the Pelobates fuscus isolate aPelFus1 chromosome 1, aPelFus1.pri, whole genome shotgun sequence genome encodes:
- the BCAS2 gene encoding pre-mRNA-splicing factor SPF27 produces MAGTSLVAGEVVVDALPYFDQGYDAAGVREAAAALVEEETRRYRPTKNYLSYLPTPDYSAFETEIMRNEFERLSARQPIELLSMKRYELPAPSSGQRNDITAWQECVNNSMAQLEHQAVRIENLEIMSQHGCNAWKVYNENLVHMIESAQKDLQKLRKRIQDLNWQRKNSQLTSGAKLREMESKWVSLVSKNYEIERAIVHMENEIHQFKQNDGENKENIQDY; encoded by the exons ATGGCGGGTACCAGTCTGGTGGCCGGGGAGGTGGTGGTTGATGCTCTGCCCTATTTTGATCAAGGGTACGATGCTGCCGGAGTGCGAGAGGCG GCTGCAGCTTTGGTTGAAGAGGAGACTAGAAGGTACCGTCCTACCAAGAATTACCTGAGTTACTTACCAACTCCAGATTACTCTGCTTTTGAG ACTGAAATTATGAGGAATGAATTCGAAAGGCTGTCAGCTCGGCAGCCAATTGAGCTTCTCAGCATGAAGAG GTATGAGTTGCCTGCACCATCCTCTGGGCAGAGGAATGACATCACAGCATGGCAAGAATGCGTCAACAACTCAATGGCTCAGTTGGAGCACCAGGCAGTCCGTATTGAGAATCTAGAGATCATGTCTCAGCATGGCTGCAATGCATGGAAAGTTTATAATGA GAACCTTGTGCACATGATTGAATCTGCTCAAAAAGACCTTCAAAAGTTAAG GAAGCGTATTCAAGACTTGAACTGGCAAAGGAAGAACTCTCAACTTACATCAGGGGCAAAACTGCGAGAGATGGAATCAAA gtGGGTATCCCTTGTGAGTAAGAACTACGAGATAGAACGAGCAATTGTACATATGGAGAATGAAATTCATCAATTTAAGCAGAACGACGGGGAGAATAAAGAAAATATCCAAGATTATTAA